The Chthonomonas sp. genome includes a window with the following:
- the pilO gene encoding type 4a pilus biogenesis protein PilO, with translation MNTSKRMKVFAILAAVAVVTGSGANYWLMSERGSAASKRDEIKKQIQDEDDVAAKQLKIRTEVEESQQFLDHLEANVAENAYIPTLVTELETLGNAKGLTITGVKPKRIEEKKVKVDPNASEEDKKKAKKKQPAKKPYDEWQIEVNATGFYPAILDFINSLQEFSKIVEVYTVGLNELNGPEKKYGPDGSPQLELTLTLKAYAFPEKDNDRSDSTNEDTNNE, from the coding sequence ATGAACACAAGCAAACGAATGAAGGTCTTTGCGATTCTCGCAGCCGTCGCGGTTGTCACTGGCAGCGGCGCAAACTATTGGTTGATGTCGGAGCGTGGAAGCGCGGCGTCCAAGCGTGACGAGATCAAGAAGCAGATTCAAGACGAGGATGATGTCGCGGCGAAGCAGCTCAAGATCAGAACCGAAGTTGAAGAGTCGCAGCAGTTTCTCGATCACCTTGAGGCGAACGTCGCAGAGAACGCGTACATCCCGACGCTTGTCACCGAGCTTGAAACTCTTGGAAACGCCAAGGGCTTGACCATCACCGGTGTCAAGCCGAAGCGCATCGAAGAGAAGAAGGTCAAGGTTGACCCCAATGCCTCGGAAGAAGACAAGAAGAAGGCCAAGAAGAAGCAGCCTGCCAAGAAGCCTTATGACGAGTGGCAAATCGAAGTGAATGCAACGGGTTTCTATCCCGCGATTCTCGATTTCATCAATTCACTCCAAGAGTTCAGCAAGATTGTTGAGGTCTACACAGTCGGCCTGAACGAGCTGAACGGTCCGGAGAAGAAGTACGGGCCAGACGGTTCGCCTCAGCTAGAGTTGACGCTGACCCTGAAGGCGTACGCCTTCCCGGAGAAGGACAACGATCGATCCGATTCCACCAACGAGGACACGAACAATGAGTAA
- the pilM gene encoding type IV pilus assembly protein PilM: MPLKFGKKQNLVGLDIGHHSIKLVAMEPMTSGWRLTRVLSVPTPPDSVRDSIVTDPEALSQAIQTLVRNAKMPISGCHVSVAGASVVVRSVRVPKMSEAMLRKSIKFEAGRYIPSSVEDSYVEFEIAGETEDGQMDVIIAAAPRDLVDFRIKACELAGLPVESVDIEPFAAYRALVQANYNIDLNKDTVALVDFGHTSTNVSVIDKGSFAMTRTINQGGLALTEALQKYFKLSYQDAEEGKTQLDLLGLLKDNQPAENPPLRVIQPHLDDLVREMRRSLNYFQSQQAEAGSSNPVTWMLLSGGGAKMQGIADYMSNRLGLKVYAAGVFDNPRFAYVGDQFFGQGADLSVASGLAMRSYSHAA, from the coding sequence ATGCCGCTTAAATTTGGCAAGAAACAGAATCTCGTCGGTCTTGATATCGGTCACCACTCGATCAAGCTCGTTGCCATGGAACCGATGACCTCGGGCTGGCGACTCACTCGGGTGCTGTCCGTTCCGACGCCGCCCGATTCGGTGCGTGATTCGATCGTGACCGATCCCGAGGCCCTGTCGCAAGCGATCCAGACCCTCGTCCGAAACGCAAAGATGCCGATCAGTGGTTGCCACGTGTCGGTCGCAGGCGCATCGGTCGTGGTCCGCAGCGTGCGCGTTCCGAAGATGTCGGAAGCCATGCTCCGCAAATCGATTAAGTTCGAGGCAGGCCGTTACATCCCGTCCAGCGTCGAAGACAGCTATGTCGAGTTCGAGATTGCTGGCGAGACTGAGGACGGACAGATGGACGTCATCATCGCCGCCGCTCCGCGCGACCTGGTGGACTTTCGCATCAAGGCGTGCGAGCTTGCGGGTTTGCCTGTCGAGTCGGTCGACATCGAGCCATTCGCTGCATACCGAGCGCTGGTGCAAGCGAACTACAACATCGATCTGAACAAGGACACCGTCGCGCTTGTGGACTTTGGTCACACCAGCACGAACGTGAGCGTGATCGACAAGGGTAGTTTCGCCATGACCCGTACGATCAATCAGGGCGGTCTGGCCCTGACGGAAGCTTTGCAAAAGTACTTCAAGCTCAGCTACCAAGATGCGGAAGAGGGCAAGACGCAGCTTGACCTGTTGGGCCTGCTGAAGGACAATCAGCCAGCGGAGAACCCGCCTCTGCGCGTGATCCAGCCGCACTTGGACGACCTCGTGCGTGAAATGCGCCGCTCTTTGAACTACTTCCAGTCGCAGCAAGCAGAAGCCGGATCTTCGAACCCGGTCACGTGGATGCTGCTGAGCGGTGGTGGCGCAAAGATGCAGGGAATCGCCGACTACATGAGCAACCGCCTTGGCCTCAAGGTCTACGCGGCCGGAGTCTTTGACAATCCACGCTTCGCCTACGTGGGCGACCAGTTCTTTGGACAAGGTGCCGACCTGTCGGTGGCATCGGGACTTGCCATGAGGAGCTACTCGCACGCCGCCTAA
- a CDS encoding helix-turn-helix domain-containing protein, whose product MRLVDAIRNATVQAAAAARTDEPIAHQAPMEVAVAHAYESDPTVDQSDFERATNAAQATPGMNIVRLELFLTQEQVHSLLRGALATHRAVMTTKEVASYLRLHMATVDEMAASGALPAFQAEGTWRFLKSSVDAWLQKQAGQEGTEHAA is encoded by the coding sequence ATGAGACTTGTGGACGCCATTCGCAATGCAACGGTGCAAGCCGCTGCTGCTGCCCGAACCGATGAGCCGATCGCCCATCAGGCCCCCATGGAGGTTGCCGTGGCCCATGCTTACGAATCCGATCCGACCGTGGATCAGTCCGATTTTGAACGGGCAACGAATGCTGCCCAGGCGACCCCGGGGATGAACATCGTTCGCCTCGAGCTGTTCCTCACCCAGGAACAAGTGCATTCGCTGCTGCGAGGAGCACTGGCCACGCACCGCGCGGTCATGACGACCAAGGAAGTGGCCAGCTACCTGCGCTTGCACATGGCGACCGTCGATGAGATGGCTGCATCGGGTGCTCTTCCTGCGTTCCAGGCAGAAGGTACTTGGCGGTTCCTGAAATCGTCGGTGGACGCCTGGCTGCAGAAGCAGGCGGGGCAGGAGGGGACAGAACATGCCGCTTAA
- a CDS encoding AAA family ATPase, whose product MYESYWGLKEPAFGLTPDPRFLYLSRGHADALTMLQYAIQRNMGAALLAGDIGLGKTTVSRKLVEELDARQHRLVLIVNPILSPTQMLAEILTQLHSEPGNKNRQKLIQQLHERLLELYTRGERVVLMIDEAHLIKSAGTFEELRMVLNCQLNDQFLITLILLGQRELREKLSKVPALEQRLSVRCALEPLDVQETGELILHRLRVAGFSGERNVFTPDAVYQLHKVSQGYPRMISTLADHALLVGASQKVSLIDAYMMHDVCTQHLGAAA is encoded by the coding sequence ATGTACGAATCTTACTGGGGACTCAAAGAGCCAGCGTTTGGATTGACGCCAGACCCACGATTTCTGTATCTGAGTCGTGGGCATGCCGACGCACTGACGATGTTGCAGTACGCCATCCAGAGAAACATGGGTGCGGCGCTGCTTGCCGGTGACATTGGTCTGGGTAAGACCACGGTCAGCCGAAAGCTCGTCGAAGAGCTTGATGCACGCCAGCACCGACTGGTCCTGATCGTCAACCCAATCTTGTCACCGACGCAGATGTTGGCCGAGATTTTGACGCAATTGCATTCCGAGCCAGGCAACAAGAATCGCCAGAAGCTCATTCAGCAACTGCACGAGCGGTTGCTTGAGCTCTACACCCGCGGCGAGCGGGTGGTCCTGATGATCGACGAGGCGCACTTGATCAAGAGCGCGGGCACGTTCGAGGAATTGCGCATGGTCCTCAACTGCCAGCTCAACGATCAGTTCCTCATCACGCTCATTCTGCTGGGCCAGCGCGAATTACGAGAGAAGCTCTCAAAGGTTCCTGCGCTCGAACAGCGACTCTCAGTGCGATGCGCGCTGGAACCGCTGGATGTCCAGGAGACCGGCGAACTGATCCTCCACCGATTACGCGTAGCGGGCTTCAGCGGCGAGCGAAACGTCTTCACCCCCGATGCGGTTTACCAACTCCATAAGGTGAGCCAGGGCTACCCGCGCATGATCTCGACTCTCGCGGATCATGCACTTTTGGTGGGTGCCAGCCAGAAAGTCAGCTTGATCGACGCCTACATGATGCACGACGTGTGCACTCAACACCTGGGAGCTGCCGCATGA